The window AGAGGAATTGTTGAAGTTTGTCCAAACACCCATCGGTGAGAAATGATGAACCATTGTTGTGGTTTTCATGGAATAAGTACCCTCTGATATGATATTATAAAAATAGCAAAGTTTAGcagattatttaacatttttgaattttctTGCACTCTGAATAGTCGTGAAATGGAAATATGGAAGTCTTTACATTATCATAAATCACAATAACCAAgcaataacttttattttatattttttttatcatttagggtggcatttgttttttgtttttgaactcTAAATAACAGAGTTAAGTCTAATCAGTTTGTCatagaatgaaaatatatttttttggcttTATAAATTGCATGTAGCTTTCGCTGGAGGGCCAAgatcctgcagtgtttagctccatCTTACCTGCTTGGAAGACCTTGGTtacttcaggtgtgtttaattgggtttggagctaaattctgcagaACAGTGACCCTCCAGGAGAAGTATTGGATACCCCTGGTTTAAGTGTTCACCACAAGCTTCTGAACCTGTGCTGACAACAGGGTCATGCGATTCTTTGAGAAGCCTCAGGAGGGAGTCACTACTTCTCGTCTGGCCAGTGTGGTGTTCTACTGCCTACGCAAAGAGTCCTTACTGTACATCTCTGAATTCCTCAGTCAAAACCCTGATGCTAATGATAGAACTTTTGGCAAGTTTTGGGTAAGTGTTGAACTTatctttgaattaaaaaatgtgaacCATCAAGACTTTGTTTTGTGTGACTTGAGATGTTTAATGGTTGTAGGAATGGCTTATAAATGAGGAGAAAATTCCTGTTTATGGGATGAAGTTACCAACAGGATTTCAACTAATTGGACAAGTGGTGGGTACAAATGTAGCATTATTTCgggttaatgttttatattttgatatgatATATTTGTgacatgtaatatttttaatatgttatattttaataagtctcttatgctcaccaaggctgcagttatttgatcaaaagtctTCATTTGACTCctgtcttcagtatcacatgatcaaTCTTGCTgatatcattctaaaatgctgatcggtgctcaagaaacatttattatcatcagtgctgaaagcagttgtgctgcttaacatttttttttgtgatgcattttatgtcaggatactttgatgaatagaaagttaaaaagaacaacattcatttgaaatacaaAACCTTTGTCACTTTTGAGGAATTTAATACATTCTTGCTGAATGTAAgcatcaatttaaaataaatgtttgaatattAGTGCTTACCATATTATTCTAAACATAAATGTTGTATTAATGCATGTTGAGTTTTAACATCTTTTTATTACAGGGTCTGTCTGATTACACAAAATGGCTCGCACACTATTCTTCAAAGCAGCAGCTGTCCCCATCTAAACCCATTACATGCCGCTCCTTTGCCAGGTCAGGCAATACACATTGGCTAGTATCCATAAATGCCTACTTTTCTTCTTACACATAGGTCTGTGTGTTGACTCACAGGGTTGGACTCATGGGGAACCCCTCTGATGGTTTCAATGGGAAAACTATTGCTATGAGCATAGCCAACTTCTGGGCTGAGGTCACGCTTATTGAGAGCCAGACTTTGGTAAATAAGAACAGAATGAGATAAGACATCACATGAGGAAAGCGCTGTTCTTCACTCATCTCTCTAATTTTTTTTCAAGGTTCTTCTACCTCATCCTCTGAATGACCCCACAGAGTTCGGAAGCTTGCAGGATCTTTTTCGGATCAGCCGGAAAGAAGGGTTTGTCCAATCATGAAGTATTTGTATTGCTTTGCTTTGCTAAACCATTTGACTTTCTTGAGAAGAACAGAAATGGAGATGGTTTGCAGAATGTTGGAGGTACAACAAAACCAATAATTGTAATGaatattgttcatttaattaTCGTCCAGGTATTTGGGAGGCCTGAGACTTCTACAAGCCACCTGTAAAAAGTTTTACCAGTTCTGCTCTGAACAAGGGTGAGATGTTGCGATCCAATTGTAAACATAATTCGGCATGAAATGAAACTCACCAGTTTCTATTAAGACACTGACTTCTGTTTCTTTTTTGCCACTTTAATGCTGACAGCATTGCTCTGTCCAAGCAGAACTTTACGCTCAAGTATGACACAAACATTCCTCGGCAAGTGgtaagatttattattaatataatttgcaGGTGTTTATCTAAAGTTGAAGTCCTGAGAGTTTATTTTGAGGGAATAACTACGATGTACTacatttcttttaacttttaggGTTTAGCTGGCAGTAGGTGAGTTGAACATTTGACTACAAACCTAAGTAAACATGAACCGCCAGTTTCTCCCAAGCTCACTCGTGCCCTTTTTGATTTACGGTCTATTGCAATGTATGATATTATTCAAGTTTCAGTATACTTGGTGTTTGATCTTTGATTTGAAACACTGTCCAAATTTGATACTGTAACATCAAATTTGAATGCTGTAAAATTATCATTTGGGTGTTTTCTGTGTAGTGCGATTGTGTCTGCCACCTTGAAGTGCCTGATGAAGTTTTACAACATCACAGACAACGTATGTTCAGCCTGGATCAATTtagaacttctttttttttttttgtattgaaataAACTATTATCTTACATAAATTCTATCCTGGGACAGGATCTTCCTAAACCAATCAGAGCCAACTTTATCCTCAACGTTGAGACTGATGAGCTGTTCATCACAGCTGGTCTACAGGATCGAGTTGTGCAGGTATGTATACTCATTAATTTGGCTCATCTGACTTGCACTGTGTGGAACATGATCGCCTCTGTATTAACTTTCTAATAGGTCTATGAAGGCTTGGTTTACATGGACTTCAATAAACAGCTGATAGATGAGCGGGGTTATGGTACCGTTTTTGAACCTAAATATTATTCTGgacaatatactgtaaataaccTTTTTCATTGTTTATAAACCTGGGATGTACCTGGGATCATTCAAAACTGTAAGGTTTGCTAAgatcttttttctattttaatatattttaaaattaatttattcctgtgatggcaaagctgaattttcagcatcatcactccagtctttagtgtaaaattatcctccagaaatcattctcatgtgCTGGTctattgctcaagaaacatttttttttaatattgtcaaTGTTGCAAACTGTATTTGTACAGCAATAGAAATGTGAATTTTAAGATGTTTTTCTATATGTCAATATTAATTTCTGTAGGGGAGTACATTCCCTTGGATATGAGCGATCTTCCCTTGTTCTGGCTAGCCTATTTGGGCAATCCGAGTGATTCTGGACAAATTCACAGTAATGTTAGACAGCGCTGGTTGAACGGTAAGTCCTGCTTTATGTCCTGGTTTAtgtattaattgtaaataaataaaagcctttCATAAGTTCTCCCCTTTCTGAACAGGTGAATCTGCTGTTGTTGAAGCTATGAAATCCTTCGCTGATCTCACAGACCAAGCCCGGTTGGTTTATCTTTGAGTATTTGTCCTTCAGTTATTGTTGTGTTACACTTTTCATGCTGTAATAGCAGCTCTTGTAGCTTTGATGTTCATTCAGGATGACAAGCAGTCAATGAAAAAGTTGATTTTCTCACCGTATACAGTGCTGCCTTTCAGTGTAAAGACTGGCCCAGACTTGCACAGCTCATGGATGAAAACTTTGAGCTTCGCCGGTATGATGCTTTAGTCCATGTATCAAACTTTCAAACGAAGCTGAATAGAAGTTTGGTGCAATTTAATTGATAAATAGCTCAAAAATGCTAGTGTTGAAGTTGCATTTCGTCCATCAGGTCGGTGTATACTGATCACTGTTTGGGCCCTGGAAGTCTGAAAATGGTCCAGATTGCGAGACAGGTAAATGAATGCCTCAATGCATCGTTTCCTAAAGATCTCATAACCTTTTTCACAAATTCACTACTAATGTCTTTAGAAGTAAAGTGACCAGTAAAGTCTTTGTTGTCTGTGTAGTTTGGATCTGCAGTCAAATTGCCTGGCAGTGGTGGTGCTGTGGTTGGATTGTGTATGGACACTGAGCGGCTGGTATGGCggatcttgtttttttatttaatttacatgatGTGTGAATTACCGTAATTAGGAGGAAACCACTTACTGCTCAGAGCTGTTCGTGTGCTATTGGAAATTGTTTGTATGGCAACATTAACACAACTAAAAAAGTTTACTGATACTAGATCTAGAGCAAACTTATTAAGATATAGTATCAGTAAACCATTTCAGTGTGTTTGgtttataatttaaatcattctaTATTTAGACATTACGAGTGCAAAATGATATCAAACATAAATATACACTATCGTTTGGGTTTggtagtttttttaaatagttttttaaaaaagTCTCTCTTGCTTACTAAAGATGTTAAATTGAATattgaaaatatagaaatatagataatattgtgaaatattattacagtttaatgtattttaaaatgcagtgttacatgatccttcagaaatcagtgtaataggctgatttggtgcttaaaaaaaacatttcttcttcttatcaatTTTGCACATTatacacttaatatttttgtgcccTAGTGTATAAATCTTTATTATGTTTTACCACTAGGTGGAGATGAAGAGGGCTTTCCAAGAGGCTggatgtgtgttttgttttattgtgccTTATGATCCATCAGTGCAGAGTCAAAACTGATCAATCAGTGAAaaggttttattgtttgtttgccAAAAAGCTGTGTTATAAAGACTCCATAAGAGGAACATTCCTTAAAGTGAtggttcaaccaaaaaaaaaaaaaaaaaaaaaaatcattcatcagttattccaaacatgtatgatttTATGTATTccgtggaacataaaagaagatattgttACTATTTTGTATCCATACAAAGAAAAATTATTagtagacaattttttttttttttggttactttcttctaaatattttattttgtgttccatagaaaaaAAGTAAGTCATAGAGAGGTTTGTAAttcagacttttcatttttgggagaactattccttttaagGTTGACTTAAGTTTTCAGTTTAAATGAACTTGTCACTGTTTTCCTATTTCAGATTAATATATCACCGGTCACTGTTTAGCAAAGGGTGGGGCTCCAACTGTTTTGGATGGAAAAGAGAAACAATTGACCTTGCAATGGTAGTCTTTCACACCCATCCTGTTCTTGTGTCGTAAAGACATTTTTGTGAAGAGCCAAAAGTGTTTATTCCAGTAGATGTGATTTGTGAATGGAAGTTGTTATTGAATTAAATCTGTATATTATAGTCAACACTACCAAGTCATTTCAAAAGTTCTATATGTAAGTCAATATGtgaatgaatcaaataaatcCTTTGACTCACTTTACATTAGTACTGAAATAACAGAAGTAAGCAATGTTCATTTACTTGTAATTGCATGTCATGTGTAAACGGTAAAATGTCATTATTCTTAGACTTTTAGGTAAATTAGGCTAATTAAAGCGGGTTAGTGTCAAGCATGACGAATGAACAGGCTACTGCCAGTTATCAGTGTTTGACACGCATTATAACTTGGGCTGTGTCTCAAAACCTCGTGACCTGCCTACTTAGACAGCATTTTAGGGCATACAGGCGCGTTGCTCAAATGTGCTTCGTGTTCTTACTTGAACCCCACACATGGTGTCCAAAATGTTGTTTAGTAGGAAGGCAGCTCGATCGGGTTTTGAAACAGCTATTAAGTGTAGCTCGTTAATCTACTGTATGTCTATTGTATACAAACATACACTGCCGCTGTCAGGAGGAGGGCCGATAATGCTTGTAGATTAAGATGTGGATGTGTCGTCTTCGATTGTCGTCAGTATCATTTGATGGGACTGAAGGATGGCAGCAAAGGAGGATCTTTACTCGAAGATTATTCCGCGCAGACTGAGACAGAACAGTTGCGCCTCTGTCAAACATGGATCCAGCCTGGACGTCCTGCTTTCGATGGGATTTCCTCAGCAGAGAGCGTAAGTGCCATATTTATCACAAATAATGGCATTCTTTTTACAACATTCAAGAGTTAATCCGTAGGGTGTCTCAACCCGCTATTGAACCTAATTAAATTGTCATTGAGGGGAACTACTTTGATTTTAAGTCGGTATATAGTCGCGAAACTGAAAACAACGGTTTTCCTGCAATGCAAATGGTCTagtatgtggtgtgtgtgtgtgtgtgtgtgtgtgtgtgtgtgtgtgtgtgtgtgtgtgtgtatatatatatatatatatatgaaatataaaaaagtaacaaaatatgaaaaacgaTAGCCTATACATTCTCCTTTTTGCATGTTATCGTATTTGTcagatattttgtaattttaaaataaatataaagaaaatgttgtatttaatggCGCTTATGCTTTTGTATTAACTAACGTGTCAAGTGTAGTCATGTAGTCGTAGGAGTTATTAATATGCTTTTCCTCTGTCTCCTTTATAGATGTATTGACCCACATAACGACATTGAACTGCCCTCATTTCCTGTGAAAGACTCTTTCAGAGTTAAAAGCTTTTAGACTTGTCAGTTGCCCTGATGCCAGGGGTGCCATGAACAGTTTTCCCCCTTCATTctactgtttaaaaaagaaaaaaaatttttacataagGCACTCAAAATTTGCAATATAATTTTAATCCTTTTcactactttattattattattattacattttggaTTTGGGCCACCGAAGAGGTGCCTCTTTCTATACAGTGCCTCTTTCATGTTATCTTTGTGACATTTACGCCATGTGTTGTTACAGTAGAGAAAGTTcactttcatttaataatttcagtaatttgCAGATTTAACTTTTACTTTACTACACTTTTAAAGGTAAAAAGAAGATATAAAGTTTGTATAAAGaagataacatttaataataataattccaaagTTTGGGGGCCTCCCAATGCATGCAGAAGGGCCCTTATGCCTGGCATACTCTGCACTCCCCAAAATGACTTTGGCAAAAGTTGAAGTCAACGTTTCGAAtatcacttgagtaaaagtcttaaagtatgtgatgATATTAATTGTACTTAatactgtcactcacgtttttgaagatagacttgaatgtgcatgatgatacaaacctaaatttttataattcataaatgaaaatattttgtaacatgattttgatgtaccatttacatagTAATggaatgtctgattttaaaatgggttttaaaggatggattttgagattttatgttttcaagtgatatataacttctgatgatttctaaaatgtgatagagaaaaaggcaatgaggaagtcttttttttaaacaaaggtcaaaactcattttgtaatgtagatttctgagggtgcactcttgtcataaattaatctattacttttcctacataatttttaacaaaaaatattggtaaaatatatatttgggagtcttagacctttccaacgatatatagtttgtcaagattagattagatttgattgtaatatagtatagtcaacgttgGCGTCCCATATTCGGGatggggtgacagttaacaggttaagtacgaaaagtatttaaatattgaaagtacaagtaaatgcatAATGgaaataaagcatatatatatatatatatatatatatatatatatatatatatatatatatatatatatatatatatatatatatatgttcatacaCCGCTTTAGTAACAAGATTGAGTTCAGTTTTAactctttctttcattttgtatttttgggtaagaataagaagcacttcattCAGTACTTTGTGTATTTCATACCAACATAAGAACAAATTtttggaatctgcatctgaaaggCATTTAGCCTACAGTTTAATGtatctcagaggggacatggatgcatttaacccacggctgcacaattaatccattttttaattgcgattacaattatggatgccacaattatgtaatcATTCAAATCGgcaattaatcatt is drawn from Carassius auratus strain Wakin chromosome 40, ASM336829v1, whole genome shotgun sequence and contains these coding sequences:
- the gkup gene encoding glucuronokinase with putative uridyl pyrophosphorylase encodes the protein MICMLLVAGHGTILETQIKSDITGLYAHLTGVPKALLPGVGGKKILDFWWETVNTRQLFSEVYLVTNADKYKHYERWATANDFPVENVVNDGSTTLDNRLGAVADLELAIRSRQLQDDIMVIAGDMLCADQNFDIAQVIRFFRSKPGELAIYYELESGEKSYTRGIVEVCPNTHRVMRFFEKPQEGVTTSRLASVVFYCLRKESLLYISEFLSQNPDANDRTFGKFWEWLINEEKIPVYGMKLPTGFQLIGQVGLSDYTKWLAHYSSKQQLSPSKPITCRSFARVGLMGNPSDGFNGKTIAMSIANFWAEVTLIESQTLVLLPHPLNDPTEFGSLQDLFRISRKEGYLGGLRLLQATCKKFYQFCSEQGIALSKQNFTLKYDTNIPRQVGLAGSSAIVSATLKCLMKFYNITDNDLPKPIRANFILNVETDELFITAGLQDRVVQVYEGLVYMDFNKQLIDERGYGEYIPLDMSDLPLFWLAYLGNPSDSGQIHSNVRQRWLNGESAVVEAMKSFADLTDQARAAFQCKDWPRLAQLMDENFELRRSVYTDHCLGPGSLKMVQIARQFGSAVKLPGSGGAVVGLCMDTERLVEMKRAFQEAGCVFCFIVPYDPSVQSQN